In a single window of the Flavobacterium sp. W4I14 genome:
- a CDS encoding FMN phosphatase YigB (HAD superfamily) (product_source=COG1011; cath_funfam=3.40.50.1000; cog=COG1011; ko=KO:K20866; pfam=PF13419; smart=SM01327; superfamily=56784) has protein sequence MQNIKNIIFDYGNVIFDIDFRIAQASFQKLGITDIENFFAHKAHNQLFDDFETGAISPAEFRTGIRTAAGKPDLTDKQIDDAWNSLLIGTIQENHDLLLRVKEKYRTFLLSNNNEIHYDWIINYLKTTFEINNYDAYFERAYFSQHMKLRKPNTNIFEQVLKDNNLDPGETLFIDDSPQHIEGAKKVGLNTLLMTEKPAQLESFLKANGIL, from the coding sequence ATGCAAAACATTAAAAACATTATTTTCGATTACGGAAACGTAATATTTGATATCGATTTCAGAATTGCGCAAGCATCTTTTCAAAAGTTGGGCATTACCGACATCGAAAACTTCTTTGCCCATAAAGCACACAATCAATTATTTGATGACTTTGAAACCGGAGCAATTTCTCCTGCCGAATTCAGGACAGGAATTAGAACAGCAGCAGGCAAACCAGACTTAACCGATAAACAGATTGATGATGCCTGGAACAGCTTATTGATTGGCACCATTCAGGAAAACCACGATTTACTGCTTCGGGTGAAAGAAAAATACCGTACATTTCTATTGAGCAACAATAACGAAATCCATTACGATTGGATTATCAATTACCTGAAAACCACTTTCGAAATCAATAATTATGATGCTTATTTTGAGAGAGCCTATTTTTCTCAGCACATGAAACTCCGTAAACCCAACACCAATATTTTCGAACAGGTATTAAAGGACAATAATTTAGACCCCGGCGAAACTTTATTTATTGATGATAGTCCACAACACATTGAAGGTGCAAAAAAAGTAGGTTTAAATACCTTATTAATGACCGAAAAACCTGCTCAACTGGAATCTTTTTTAAAAGCAAACGGAATTTTGTAA